The genomic segment ATCGGACCAGCCAGCAGTCTGGCAACGCACGGTATCGATCTCCTCGTGAACATCAATGGCTCTCCGTATCACCGTGGGAAGTGGCACCAGCGCCAGACCATGCTCCAGACACGGGCCTCCGACTATGGCTGTTACCTGGCGTACGTCAACATGGTCGGGGGGCAGGACGAACTCGTCTTCGACGGGAATAGCCTCGTCCTCGATCCGAACGGCAATGTTCTCTTTCGCGGAGCATCGTTCGAGGAAGATCTGATTGTCGTCGATATCCCGGTTACTCGTGTCCTTTCCAGCTGGCTGCATGACCCGCGCCGGCGCTGGCTGGCTCGCCTCGAGTCCCACGCTCACCTCCCAGTGAGCGACCACCCGATTCCCTTACCGGTTCCCGAGCATCCACTTCCGCCACTGCCGGACCATCTGCGGCGCCCGCGTGTGCCCTTGGACGGAGTAGCCGAAGTCTATCGAGCGCTCGTCACCGGCGTTCGCGACTATGTCCGCAAGACCGGCTTCCGCACAGCGGTGATCGGCTTATCAGGGGGGATCGACTCTTCTCTGACTGCCTGTATCGCGGCTGACGCACTGGGCCCGGAGAACGTCACTGGCCTCTCGATGCCGAGCCGCTATTCCTCGCGCCACAGCATCGATGACGCCGAAGCACTCGCCCGCAATTTGGGTATCCATTTCCATATCGTTCCAATCGAGACGGTGCACCACGCCTTCCGCGAGATCCTGGCTCCGCTCGGCAACCAGCCGGAGGAACCTGACGTCGCGGACGAGAACCTGCAGGCGCGCATCCGTGGCACGATCCTCATGACATACTCCAATCGCTTCGGCCCGATCGTCCTGACCACGGGCAATAAATCGGAGATGGCATGTGGGTACTCGACATTGTACGGTGATATGGCAGGCGGTTTCGGCGTTCTCAAAGACGTACCGAAGTTGCTGGTCTACGAACTGGCACGGTACCGCAACTCGATTTCGCCCGTCATACCAGAGCGAGTCTTCACGAAGCCACCCTCCGCTGAACTACGGCCGAACCAGAAGGACGTCGACACCCTACCGCCGTTCGAAATTTTGGATCCGTTGCTGGAACTGTATGTCGAACACGACATGAGTCGCGAGGAACTGATCCGTCAGGGCTTCGACCCTGCGATCGTCGATCGCGTCATCGCGATGGTCGACCGAGCCGAGTACAAACGTCGGCAGGCACCGCCCGGCGTGAAACTCTCGCCCCGTGCATTCGGCCGCGATCGGCGGCTGCCCATCGCCAACTGGTTCCGGGGCTGAGCCCGGATTTGCACGAAACGACGCGATACTGTACAGTTGCCGCGCACGACGCATTGCAACGCTCGCGTGTATCCGGAACGAACATGAACGGGGGCACAGCAGCGGTGCGCAACGGCGCGGTACCTGACGTCGTCATCCGACGACTTCCACTGTATTTGCGAACCTTGCGCCAGCTCCGGCGAGATGGTTGGCAAGCGATCTCTTCGGAGGAGCTGGCGAAGTTCCTCGGTACGACGGCTGCCCAGGTTCGTCGCGATTTCTCGTACTTCGGTCGATTCGGAAAACAAGGCTACGGCTACGATGTCGAGACGCTCATCCGTGAACTCGAAGCCATCCTGAACCTCGACCGAACCTGGAACATTGCCCTGGTGGGCTACGGCAACCTCGGGCAGGCCATCGCTCACCACCGCGGGTTCGAACCGAACGGGTTCCGGATCGCTGCGATATTCGCGAAGAGCCCTGAGCACGTTGGGCAAGTCGTGAACGGCATCGTCGTCCGGCCTGAGACGGAGATCGAGCGTGTCGTGCGCGAACTCGCGATTCGGATCGGTATCCTCGCTGTACCAGCCGAGGCAGCGCAGGAAGTCGCGGACAAGCTGATCGCGGGGGGAGTGCGTGCTCTCCTCAACTATGCGCCCGTCACCCTCCACGTGCCACCCGGCATTGTCGTCCGCGATATCGACCCGATCGGTGCACTGCAGAGCATGACGTACTATCTCGCATCGCGGGAACCGGGCTTCGACACGGACGGGACACCAGCACCCGAAAGTCTCGACCTCACGACAGTAGTTGCCGAAGTGAAACGTCAGGCATCGCGCTGAGGAACGCGATCAGTAACAAGAGATCGGCGAGGAGAACGATCGCCGAAACAGCGAGTGGGAAGGTGAAACCCAGGCTCTGAACATACTCTTCCAGTCCGCCGATCTGGCTCACGAGTACGAGATAGACCAGCCAACCGATCGCGATCAACACCGCGCCGAGGACGAGTACCGGAGAAGCTGACAAGTCACGCCACGCAAGCAACGCGAGATTCAGTAGCAGCAGGACGATTCCAGGAAATACCAAGCTACCGACCACCATCCAGAGAAGGCGCAGCCCTTCCGAGGACGCCCAACCAGCGGCTGGCCGATGAAGCCGTGGCGACACTCGTTCGAGGAAATCCTCTGTCAGTTCGATCGTGACGAGAAGGAGGGCACTGATGAGAACCAGTAACCATACTCTGAGATCGAGAGACACCTCTCGTCCCTATCCTCGATCCAACGTATCACCCCGCTCCGGCGCCGGATCTCCTCGCTGCCCAGTACCCTACCACGCGCTTGACACACCGGCAATCGTGTCCGTACGACTGGAAACAGCTCTCGGCAGAGTCCTCGATGGGAGCCACGATCACCGGCTCACCGGAAGGGCACCGATACAGAACTGCGCTCCTCACTGGCCATGCTCAACGACCAGCTTCGCCGGGTCCAAATCTCATCCCGAACCTGCCTCGACGTCGCCCCGGGTTGTTTCCCCCTGCGCGTCGACCGGACGTCCCGCCGCGCGGGCGCGTGCGAGTGTCCGCTCCGCCATCCGCAGACTCGCGGCATCCAGCATCGTCGTGCCGATCGCCGTGGCTCCCTGCCCACCCCGCTCCGCTTCTCGATAGCGCTGCACCACACGCCACGCCCACGCGACCTCTTCATCGGTCGGCGTGAACACCTCGTTCACGACTGCGATCTGCGCTGGATGGATACACCACTTCCCATCGTAGCCCAGCGCGCGCGCCCGCAGCGCAGCGCGCCGCAGCCCTTCCGGATCGCGGAAATCCGCATAGGGGCCATCGATTGCCAGCAGTCCAAAAGCACGCGCTGCGACGAGCAAGCGGTGCATGGGGTAATCCAGGCGGGAACCCTCGTACAGCTCGTCCCACTGGTCGAAAGCACCGATCGCGGTCATCGGCATCCCGACCGACGCGGCGTAATCGCCAGGCCCGAAGACGAGCGCACGCAAGCGGTCCGTCGTCCGGGCGATCGCCTCCACCTCGATCAACCCCTTCGCTGTCTCTACCTGTACCTCGAGCGCGATACGCCCCACTCGTCCGCACGCCGCTTCGAGCGTGTCGAGGACCCTTGCAACCGCTTCGACATCAGCCGGGCTGTTCACCTTCGGGACGATGAGGATGTCGACCGACCCATTCGTTCCAGCAACCAGCTCCACCAGATCGCGATACCAATACGGTGAATCGACCGGGTTGATGCGCACCGCCCGCGGCCGTCCTCGCCAGTCGAGCTCCAGTAACGCGCGACAGACTGCTCGACGCGCATCGTCCTTGGCTGTGTCCGCGACCGAGTCCTCCAGGTCCAGAAAGACCAGATCAGCTTCCGACCGGAGCCCCTTCTCGAAGAGCTCAGGACGCGATCCCGGTACTGAGAGGACGCTGCGTTCCGCGCTCACGATTCCCTACTCCTTCATGCTGCACGATTCCTCACGCGCCACCCGTATCGAGCATCCTACTTTCGACGCAGTCCTCGCGTCGGTCTGTACCATGACCACGCAGAGACCGTTCGTCTCGCACTCCAGCCTGAAGTCCGACTACCATCCTCGGAGGGAACGATGGGAACCGACTGGGCGGCTCTG from the Thermomicrobium sp. 4228-Ro genome contains:
- a CDS encoding redox-sensing transcriptional repressor Rex, whose protein sequence is MNGGTAAVRNGAVPDVVIRRLPLYLRTLRQLRRDGWQAISSEELAKFLGTTAAQVRRDFSYFGRFGKQGYGYDVETLIRELEAILNLDRTWNIALVGYGNLGQAIAHHRGFEPNGFRIAAIFAKSPEHVGQVVNGIVVRPETEIERVVRELAIRIGILAVPAEAAQEVADKLIAGGVRALLNYAPVTLHVPPGIVVRDIDPIGALQSMTYYLASREPGFDTDGTPAPESLDLTTVVAEVKRQASR
- a CDS encoding HpcH/HpaI aldolase/citrate lyase family protein codes for the protein MSAERSVLSVPGSRPELFEKGLRSEADLVFLDLEDSVADTAKDDARRAVCRALLELDWRGRPRAVRINPVDSPYWYRDLVELVAGTNGSVDILIVPKVNSPADVEAVARVLDTLEAACGRVGRIALEVQVETAKGLIEVEAIARTTDRLRALVFGPGDYAASVGMPMTAIGAFDQWDELYEGSRLDYPMHRLLVAARAFGLLAIDGPYADFRDPEGLRRAALRARALGYDGKWCIHPAQIAVVNEVFTPTDEEVAWAWRVVQRYREAERGGQGATAIGTTMLDAASLRMAERTLARARAAGRPVDAQGETTRGDVEAGSG
- a CDS encoding NAD+ synthase; this translates as MNDRMTQDVWRVALAQVDPTVGDFAGNLRLVRDYARQAAELGAQIIAFPELVITGYPPEDLLLKVSFIEAARRALFQLVDTVPDRVLIVGVPWAQGGMLFNSAAVLARGDLVAVVPKHHLPTYGVFDEDRYFARGTETFRFLWGNLRFGVTICEDIWYPIGPASSLATHGIDLLVNINGSPYHRGKWHQRQTMLQTRASDYGCYLAYVNMVGGQDELVFDGNSLVLDPNGNVLFRGASFEEDLIVVDIPVTRVLSSWLHDPRRRWLARLESHAHLPVSDHPIPLPVPEHPLPPLPDHLRRPRVPLDGVAEVYRALVTGVRDYVRKTGFRTAVIGLSGGIDSSLTACIAADALGPENVTGLSMPSRYSSRHSIDDAEALARNLGIHFHIVPIETVHHAFREILAPLGNQPEEPDVADENLQARIRGTILMTYSNRFGPIVLTTGNKSEMACGYSTLYGDMAGGFGVLKDVPKLLVYELARYRNSISPVIPERVFTKPPSAELRPNQKDVDTLPPFEILDPLLELYVEHDMSREELIRQGFDPAIVDRVIAMVDRAEYKRRQAPPGVKLSPRAFGRDRRLPIANWFRG